From one Drosophila gunungcola strain Sukarami chromosome 2R unlocalized genomic scaffold, Dgunungcola_SK_2 000006F, whole genome shotgun sequence genomic stretch:
- the LOC128254616 gene encoding uncharacterized protein LOC128254616, with protein sequence MIVLWLIVALSVLLHWLHRVNKDYNILSFFAKRVRTKDGTPVESIAPIPKGRTIFANTFDLYGRDHAGVFQHSRDRAAKMGISYLEYGVGTSIYNIIDADNAENVLNHPNLITKGLVYNFLHPFLRTGLLTSTGKKWHARRKMLTPTFHFNILNQFQEIFKTESQKFLQQFKGQDEVTISLQDVIPRFTLNSICETAMGVKLDEMAEKGDRYRENFSQIEECFIRRLSNPLLWGDSLFNMFAAKDYASALDVVHGFSSEIIAKRRVLLEGELDNKRTTQTADDDVFITKKRFAMLDTLICAEKDGLIDHIGICEEVDTLMFEGYDTTSIGLIFGLMNMSLNPDKQELCFQEIQENIEDDLSNLDVGQLNKLKYLEYFMKETMRLYPSVPIMGRQATQETELANGLILPKGSQITIHVFDIHRNAKYWDSPEEFRPERFLPENSQNRHTYAYIPFSAGQRNCIGQKYAMQEMKTLMVVLLKQFKILPAIDPKDIVFNTGITLRTQNKIHVKLVRRKKVYLSREVCGCCCLKMIVLLLVGALSGLLYWLYRINNDYCVLAFFARRIRTKDGQHVESIAPLAKGTTVFANNFDLYGKDHAGVFNHSRDCAKKMGESYIEYGMGTSIYNIIDADNAENVLNDPNMINKGLVYNFLHPFLRTGLLTSTGKKWHARRKMLTPTFHFNILNQFQEVFKTESIKFLQQFKGQDEVIISLNDVIPRFTLNSICETAMGVKLDEMAEKGDRYRENFKQIEECFIRRLSNPLLWSDSLFNIFAAKDYASALNVVHSFSSEIIAKRRVLLKDELDNRGSTQAADDDEFITKKRFAMLDTLICAEKDGLIDHIGICEEVDTLMFEGYDTTSIGLIFGLMNMSHNTDKQEICFQEIQENIDDELSNLDISHLNKLKYLEYFIKETMRLFPSVPDMGRETSRDTELDNGLILPKSSQIVVHVFDIHRNPKYWDSPEEFRPERFLPENAQNRHTYAYIPFSAGQRNCIGQKYAMQEMKTLMVVLLKHFQVLPIIDPKEIVFETGITLRTKNKIHVKLVRKK encoded by the exons ATGATTGTCTTGTGGCTGATCGTTGCTTTAAGTGTGCTGCTGCACTGGCTCCATAGAGTCAACAAGGACTACAACATTCTGTCCTTCTTCGCCAAAAGAGTTCGAACGAAGGATGGAACGCCAGTGGAGAGCATCGCACCCATTCCCAAGGGTAGAACCATATTTGCCAACACCTTCGACTTGTACGGCAGAGACCACG CTGGTGTATTTCAACACTCGCGTGATCGCGCTGCAAAAATGGGCATCAGCTACCTTGAGTACGGTGTTGGAACGTCCATTTACAACATCATCGATGCGGATAATGCCGAAAATGTATTGAACCACCCGAATCTGATAACCAAGGGACTGGTCTACAACTTCCTTCATCCATTTTTGAGGACTGGCTTGTTGACATCGACTG gAAAGAAATGGCATGCACGACGCAAGATGCTTACACCGACTTTCCATTTCAATATACTTAATCAATTCCAGGAGATCTTCAA AACGGAGAGTCAAAAGTTTCTGCAACAGTTCAAGGGTCAAGATGAGGTAACCATATCGTTGCAAGACGTAATACCGAGATTTACCTTGAACAGTATTTGTG AGACGGCCATGGGTGTTAAGCTGGATGAGATGGCCGAGAAGGGTGATCGCTACCGGGAGAACTTCAGCCAGATTGAGGAATGCTTCATTCGCCGCTTGAGTAACCCCCTCCTGTGGGGCGATTCACTGTTCAATATGTTTGCTGCCAAGGATTATGCTTCGGCCCTCGACGTGGTTCATGGGTTTTCCAGCGAAATTATTGCCAAGCGTAGGGTTTTGCTGGAGGGTGAGCTGGACAACAAGCGAACCACCCAGACTGCAGACGATGATGT GTTTATCACAAAGAAGCGTTTCGCCATGCTGGATACCTTGATTTGCGCCGAAAAGGATGGCCTCATCGATCACATTGGCATTTGTGAGGAGGTGGACACCCTCATGTTCGAGGGCTACGATACCACTTCAATCGGTCTCATATTTGGCCTGATGAACATGTCTCTGAATCCGGACAAGCAAGAACTATGCTTCCAGGAGATCCAGGAGAACATAGAAG ATGACTTAAGTAACTTGGACGTGGGTCAACTGAATAAGCTAAAGTACCTGGAGTACTTTATGAAGGAAACCATGCGTTTGTATCCTTCGGTTCCCATTATGGGTCGCCAAGCTACTCAGGAAACGGAGTTGGCCAATGGTTTGATCCTGCCGAAGGGTTCTCAGATAACCATTCATGTCTTTGACATCCATCGTAATGCCAAATATTGGGATTCCCCAGAAGAATTCCGCCCCGAGAGGTTCCTACCCGAAAATTCCCAGAACCGCCACACCTACGCCTATATTCCATTTAGTGCTGGCCAAAGAAATTGTATTG GTCAAAAGTATGCCATGCAGGAGATGAAAACCCTGATGGTGGTTCTCCTAAAACAGTTCAAAATTCTGCCAGCAATCGATCCAAAAGACATTGTCTTCAATACGGGAATTACTCTGCGCACCCAAAACAAGATTCACGTGAAGCTTGTCAGGCGAAAAAAAGTTTA TTTGTCGAGAGAAGTCTGTGGCTGCTGTTGTCTTAAAATGATTGTCTTGTTGCTGGTCGGCGCCTTAAGTGGGCTTCTGTACTGGCTGTATAGGATTAACAATGACTACTGTGTTCTTGCCTTCTTCGCCAGAAGAATCCGAACAAAGGATGGACAGCATGTAGAAAGCATAGCTCCCTTGGCCAAGGGTACTACCGTATTTGCCAACAACTTTGACTTGTACGGGAAAGATCACG CTGGCGTATTTAATCACTCGCGTGACtgtgcaaaaaaaatgggTGAGAGCTATATTGAATATGGGATGGGAACGTccatttataatattatcGATGCGGATAACGCCGAAAATGTACTAAATGATCCAAATATGATAAACAAGGGACTAGTGTACAATTTTCTACACCCATTTTTGAGGACTGGTTTATTGACATCCACTG GAAAGAAATGGCATGCGCGACGCAAGATGCTCACCCCGACCTTTCATTTCAACATACTGAATCAGTTTCAAGAGGTTTTCAA AACAGAGAGTATAAAGTTTCTACAACAGTTTAAGGGTCAAGATGAGGTAATCATCTCGTTGAACGATGTTATACCCAGATTTACTTTAAACAGTATTTGTG AGACGGCCATGGGTGTTAAACTGGATGAGATGGCCGAGAAGGGTGATCGCTACCGGGAGAACTTCAAACAGATTGAAGAATGTTTCATTCGCCGCTTGAGCAACCCACTTCTGTGGAGCGATTCACTGTTCAACATTTTTGCTGCCAAAGATTATGCTTCTGCCTTGAATGTGGTTCATAGTTTCTCCAGCGAGATTATTGCCAAGCGGAGAGTTTTGCTAAAAGATGAGCTGGACAACAGAGGATCCACCCAGGCCGCAGATGATGATGA ATTTATCACAAAGAAGCGTTTCGCCATGCTGGATACCTTGATTTGCGCTGAAAAGGATGGCCTCATCGATCACATTGGCATTTGTGAGGAGGTGGATACCCTCATGTTCGAGGGCTACGATACCACTTCAATCGGCCTCATATTTGGTCTGATGAACATGTCTCATAACACTGACAAGCAAGAAATATGCTTCCAAGAGATCCAGGAGAACATCGATG ATGAGTTGAGCAACTTGGACATCAGTCACTTGAACAAGCTCAAGTACCTGGAATACTTTATCAAGGAAACAATGCGCCTGTTTCCTTCTGTTCCCGATATGGGTCGGGAAACCAGTCGGGATACGGAGCTAGATAATGGCCTGATCCTGCCAAAGAGCTCCCAGATAGTCGTTCATGTCTTCGACATCCATCGAAATCCCAAGTACTGGGATTCCCCGGAAGAGTTTCGCCCGGAAAGATTCCTGCCGGAAAATGCCCAGAACCGTCATACCTACGCCTACATTCCATTCAGTGCTGGCCAAAGAAATTGCATTG gtcAAAAGTATGCCATGCAGGAGATGAAAACGCTGATGGTGGTACTCCTGAAACATTTCCAGGTTCTGCCAATTATCGATCCCAAGGAGATTGTGTTTGAAACGGGAATAACTCTGCGAACCAAGAACAAAATTCATGTGAAGCTCGTGAGAAAAAAGTGA
- the LOC128255127 gene encoding uncharacterized protein LOC128255127, whose product MLELNDFKTVSPDDLTAALGFQIYKDLKNEEQAADFQPNYDHNLKVFYLIEKDKAYVPVLHTKEIYFRSLQALQEKLENINIFLAIVDNTANILYYQIGAGLCEKPVNKNSD is encoded by the exons ATG TTGGAATTGAATGACTTCAAAACTGTAAGCCCCGATGATTTGACCGCTGCTTTGggttttcaaatttacaaagacttaaaaaatg AAGAACAAGCCGCAGACTTTCAACCAAACTATGATCATAATcttaaagtgttttatttaatagaaaaaGATAAAGCTTATGTACCCGTTCTTCACACAAAGGAAATATACTTTAGAAGTCTTCAAGCTTTGCAagaaaaacttgaaaatat CAACATATTTTTGGCAATTGTTGATAATACAGCAAACATTTTGTATTATCAAATAGGCGCAGGACTTTGCGAAAAGCCAGTCAATAAAAACTCGGATTAA